Proteins encoded together in one Amblyomma americanum isolate KBUSLIRL-KWMA chromosome 1, ASM5285725v1, whole genome shotgun sequence window:
- the LOC144099257 gene encoding uncharacterized protein LOC144099257 — translation MVVVLGTSIFDCDCTCIVTLDGAKCFEGLSFLAAVETLYAAYFCLNMKYNQEVQATLEFIQRQLVGMNPEEGSRQLNRRITSVHPKVHSALQQLDKLKKKWQDCMSRI, via the exons ATGGTGGTTGTACTTG gcacaAGCATCTTTGACTGTGATTGTACGTGCATTGTGACACTCGACGGAGCAAAGTGCTTTGAAGGGCTGAGCTTTCTGGCCGCCGTGGAGACCCTGTATGCTGCGTACTTTTGTCTCAACATGAAATACAATCAAGAAGTACAAGCCACATTGGAATTCATTCAGAG GCAACTAGTGGGCATGAACCCAGAGGAAGGGAGCCGGCAGTTGAACCGGAGGATCACCTCAGTCCACCCAAAAGTGCACAGTGCCCTTCAGCAGcttgacaaattaaaaaaaaagtggcaagatTGCATGTCTCGGATTTAG